A stretch of Aythya fuligula isolate bAytFul2 chromosome 1, bAytFul2.pri, whole genome shotgun sequence DNA encodes these proteins:
- the TMBIM4 gene encoding protein lifeguard 4, translating into MAAAEQRYPRSSIEDDFNYGSNVASASVHIRMAFLRKVYSILSIQVLLTTVTSAIFLYSTGVQAFVHERPALLLISVFGSLAIILALTLYRHQHPVNLYLLFGFTLLEALTVAITVSFYDVSIVLQAFILTTAVFLGLTAYTLQSKRDFSKFGAGLFACLWILIFSGFLRLFFYSETIELVFAAAGALLFCGFIIYDTHLLMHKLSPEEYILAAINLYLDIINLFLHLLRLLEAFNKK; encoded by the exons atggcggcggcggagcAGCGCTACCCGCGGAGCTCCATCGAGGATGACTTCAACTACGGCAGCAATGTGGCCTCGGCCAGCGTCCACATCCGCATGG cttttctgCGGAAAGTCTACAGCATTCTTTCCATTCAAGTTCTTTTGACCACGGTCACATCTGCAATTTTTCTGTACTCTACTGGAGTACAGGCATTTGTTCATGAAAG GCCTGCCTTGCTTTTGATATCTGTATTTGGATCTTTGGCTATAATCTTAGCACTGACGCTCTACAGACACCAGCATCCTGTTAATTTATACCTACTTTTTGGATTT ACCCTGCTGGAAGCACTGACAGTTGCTATTACAG TGAGTTTCTACGATGTGTCCATCGTCTTGCAAGCCTTTATTCTCACTACTGCTGTATTTCTTGGACTGACTGCATATACCTTGCAGTCGAAGAGAGACTTCAGCAAATTCGGAGCGGG gctctTTGCTTGCTTGTGGATTTTAATCTTCTCAGGTTTCTTGAGG CTGTTTTTCTACAGTGAGACGATAGAGTtggtttttgctgctgctggagcacttctcTTCTGTGGATTTATAATTTACGACACTCATTTGCTGATGCACAAATTATCCCCCGAAGAGTACATACTGGCTGCGATCAATCTCTACTTGGACATCATCAATCTGTTCCTACACCTGCTGCGTTTACTGGAggcatttaataaaaaataa